A genome region from Musa acuminata AAA Group cultivar baxijiao chromosome BXJ3-5, Cavendish_Baxijiao_AAA, whole genome shotgun sequence includes the following:
- the LOC135637950 gene encoding zinc transporter 8-like, whose product MRSALLFFLAALLLLPLVVHGDCDCSADEEARDKKAARPLKIVAIFSILVCGSIGVCIPILGKWIPALDPDRDAFFVIKSFAAGVILATAFVHILPDSFDSLTSSCLHPDPWHNFPFAGFGAMIAAIGTLMIDTLATGYFSRPHNAVSDETKTDIEIRPDVVHEENIHVHTHAHAHGHPSSPQLIRHRVISQVLELGIVVHSVIIGIALGASETPSTIKPLVVALSFHQFFEGVGLGGCLVQAKLKPRTAVTMGLFFSLTTPVGVAVGAGLSSAYDENSPRALIVEGLLNSASAGILIYMSLVDLLAEDFMNPRVQSKGRLQAGMNISLLTGAGLMSLLAKWA is encoded by the exons ATGAGGAGCGCCTTATTGTTCTTCCTTGCTgcccttctcctccttcctctcgTTGTTCACGGAGACTGCGACTGCTCAGCGGATGAGGAAGCCCGCGACAAGAAGGCGGCCCGCCCGTTGAAGATCGTAGCAATATTTTCCATCCTTGTCTGCGGCAGCATTGGCGTCTGCATTCCCATCCTAGGCAAATGGATACCGGCTCTTGACCCCGATAGGGATGCCTTCTTCGTCATCAAGTCATTCGCTGCCGGCGTCATTCTCGCCACCGCCTTCGTCCACATCCTACCTGATTCCTTCGACAGTCTTACCTCCTCATGTCTCCATCCCGACCCTTGGCATAACTTTCCCTTCGCGGGGTTCGGAGCGATGATCGCCGCGATAGGGACGTTGATGATCGATACTCTGGCCACCGGATACTTTAGCCGCCCCCACAACGCCGTGAGCGACGAGACGAAGACTGACATAGAGATCAGGCCCGACGTCGTGCATGAAGAGAATATTCATGTACATACTCATGCCCACGCTCATGGACATCCTTCGTCGCCTCAGCTAATTCGCCATCGAGTCATCTCACAG GTTTTGGAGCTCGGCATCGTCGTTCATTCTGTCATAATCGGGATTGCTTTGGGCGCATCGGAGACTCCATCTACGATAAAGCCTCTTGTAGTCGCTCTCAGTTTTCATCAGTTCTTTGAGGGCGTAGGACTTGGAGGATGTTTGGTTCAG GCAAAACTCAAACCGAGGACAGCAGTAACGATGGGGCTCTTCTTTTCACTCACAACACCGGTTGGGGTAGCAGTAGGTGCGGGATTATCATCTGCCTACGATGAAAATAGTCCTAGAGCTCTCATCGTCGAAGGTCTTCTTAATTCTGCCTCGGCTGGGATCTTGATTTACATGTCACTTGTCGATCTCCTGGCCGAAGATTTTATGAACCCAAGAGTGCAAAGTAAAGGGAGATTACAAGCTGGGATGAATATTTCTCTCCTTACAGGAGCAGGACTCATGTCTCTCCTTGCGAAGTGGGCTTAA
- the LOC135637910 gene encoding ferritin-1, chloroplastic-like: MLLKASASLAFLSASSEASPPHSPAALLRGPHPSFSASFLPFRSPRRMTRRASVVAAAAPSDQAITGVVFQPVEEIQKELSVVPTAPGLSIARQKYDDDCESAINEQINVEYNNSYIYHALFAYFDRDNVALKGLAKFFKESSEEERVHAEKLMEYQNKRGGRVKLQLICRPPSEFDHPEKGDALYAMELALCLEKLTNEKLLNLHSVADRCNDAQLTDFIESEFLEEQVDDIKKISEYVAQLRRVGKGHGVWHFDQMLLQGDAA; encoded by the exons ATGCTTCTCAAGGCCTCTGCTTCTCTCGCATTCCTCTCCGCCTCCTCTGAGGCCTCACCGCCGCATTCCCCTGCCGCACTCCTGCGCGGGCCTCACCCTTCCTTTTCCGCGTCTTTTCTTCCTTTTAGATCTCCGAGGAGAATGACGAGGCGCGCATCTGTCGTGGCCGCCGCCGCCCCTTCTGACCAGGCCATCACGGGAGTCGTGTTTCAGCCCGTCGAGGAGATCCAGAAAGAGCTCTCCGTCGTGCCGACGGCCCCTGGCTTGTCCATCGCCCGTCAGAAGTACGACGATGATTGCGAGTCTGCCATTAACGAACAGATCAA TGTTGAATACAACAATTCGTACATATATCATGCCCTGTTCGCATACTTCGATCGCGACAACGTGGCGCTGAAAGGCCTTGccaa GTTCTTCAAGGAATCAAGCGAAGAGGAACGGGTTCACGCAGAGAAATTGATGGAATACCAA AACAAGCGTGGAGGAAGAGTGAAGCTCCAATTGATTTGTAGGCCGCCCTCTGAGTTCGATCACCCTGAGAAGGGGGATGCATTGTACG caATGGAATTGGCGTTGTGTCTTGAGAAGCTGACAAATGAGAAGTTACTTAATCTACACAGT GTTGCTGACAGATGCAATGACGCTCAGCTGACTGATTTTATCGAGAGTGAATTTCTTGAGGAACAG GTGGATGATATTAAAAAGATATCTGAATATGTTGCTCAGTTGAGAAGAGTCGGGAAAGGACATG GGGTTTGGCATTTTGACCAGATGCTTCTTCAGGGAGATGCTGCATAA
- the LOC135637921 gene encoding uncharacterized protein LOC135637921 has protein sequence MGNSLRCCLACILPCGALDVIRIVHLDGQVEEYSSRQVSAGEILAANPDHILSKPCSQGVTTKILIVSPDSDLKRGHIYFLIPESALPRKERKKRHQKSGSTAVVQELGHDSCLRQVLSEKKVRHRRRRSGQVGVWRPRLESISED, from the coding sequence aTGGGCAACAGCCTCAGGTGCTGCTTGGCTTGCATTCTTCCCTGCGGCGCGCTGGACGTCATCCGAATCGTCCATCTCGATGGCCAAGTCGAGGAGTACAGCAGCCGCCAGGTCTCCGCCGGAGAAATTCTAGCAGCCAACCCGGACCACATCTTAAGCAAGCCGTGCTCTCAAGGCGTCACCACCAAGATCTTGATCGTGTCGCCGGACTCGGACCTGAAGAGGGGCCATATCTATTTCCTGATTCCAGAATCAGCGCTCccaagaaaagagaggaagaagaggcaccAGAAAAGTGGCAGCACTGCTGTCGTCCAGGAATTGGGCCATGACAGCTGCCTGAGGCAGGTCCTTTCGGAAAAGAAGGTTCGGCACCGCCGGCGGAGGAGCGGCCAGGTGGGCGTCTGGAGGCCGCGTCTTGAGAGCATATCAGAGGACTGA
- the LOC135638236 gene encoding LOB domain-containing protein 12-like produces the protein MAGGSPCASCKLLRRRCAKDCIFAPYFPPEDPHKFAIVHKVFGASNVNKMLQELPDYQRADAVSSLVYEANARKRDPVYGSVGIISYLQNQISQLQMQLAFAEAELLCIRMQQEGSLANQHVIDIHEPSSLFCATASPAFLNP, from the exons ATGGCTGGGGGCTCACCTTGCGCGTCCTGCAAATTGCTTCGGAGACGGTGTGCCAAAGATTGCATCTTTGCTCCCTATTTCCCCCCCGAGGATCCTCACAAATTTGCCATCGTTCATAAGGTCTTTGGTGCCAGCAACGTTAACAAGATGTTGCAG GAGCTTCCAGACTATCAGAGAGCAGACGCTGTAAGTAGCCTTGTCTATGAGGCAAACGCAAGGAAGAGGGATCCAGTTTACGGCTCTGTGGGAATCATCTCCTACCTCCAAAACCAAATATCTCAGCTACAGATGCAGCTTGCTTTTGCTGAAGCGGAGCTCTTGTGCATCCGAATGCAGCAGGAGGGCTCCTTGGCCAACCAACACGTCATAGATATCCACGAGCCATCCTCTCTGTTCTGCGCAACTGCTTCACCAGCGTTCCTCAACCCGTGA
- the LOC135637725 gene encoding abscisic acid receptor PYL4-like, which produces MPHSSSKPSPPLHRIGGKPGSMTATVGASVRCIGHGVPDVTSRHHEHAVGANQCCSALVQHVAAPVATVWSVVRRFDQPQAYKHFVKSCHVIDGDGDVGTLREVRVVSGLPAATSRERLEILDDERHVLSFRVVGGEHRLANYRSVTTLHPEGDDGTVVVESYVVDVPAGNTREDTRVFVDTIVRCNLHSLAGTVENLARCPPETK; this is translated from the coding sequence ATGCCTCACTCCTCTTCCAAGCCGTCCCCTCCGCTTCACCGCATCGGCGGCAAGCCGGGGTCGATGACCGCCACCGTCGGCGCCTCGGTGCGGTGCATAGGCCATGGCGTACCTGACGTGACTTCGCGACACCACGAGCACGCGGTTGGGGCCAACCAGTGCTGCTCGGCCCTGGTGCAGCACGTCGCGGCGCCGGTTGCCACAGTGTGGTCGGTGGTTCGGCGCTTCGACCAGCCGCAAGCCTACAAGCACTTCGTGAAGAGCTGCCACGTGatcgacggcgacggcgacgtcGGGACGCTGCGGGAGGTCCGCGTCGTGTCCGGCCTGCCGGCGGCCACCAGCCGCGAGCGCCTGGAGATCCTGGACGACGAACGTCACGTGCTCAGCTTCCGGGTGGTCGGCGGGGAGCACCGCCTCGCCAACTACCGTTCGGTGACCACCCTCCACCCGGAGGGGGACGACGGCACGGTGGTGGTGGAGTCGTACGTGGTGGACGTGCCGGCAGGGAATACTAGGGAGGACACGCGCGTCTTCGTCGACACCATCGTCCGTTGCAACCTCCATTCGCTGGCAGGCACCGTCGAGAACCTGGCCAGGTGCCCGCCGGAAACAAAGTAA